The following DNA comes from Saccharomyces cerevisiae S288C chromosome XIII, complete sequence.
TAGTATCAACACTTACTTCCTAAGTTACGAAGGCAGAGAGTTATCTGCAACGTGTTTATTAAAGGACATCACGTCATCTAGCCACCCAGATTCGAACCATTTCATAAGACTACAACTGGAAAAGCGTACTTCTCCTTCCGGTTCAGCATTTGACTTGGAATATGATATGGAGGGCGAATTTAACTCGATGAATATTCAATTTGAGATAAATACACTATCTTCTCAACGTATATTCAATTCCATGGAACCAAATTTGCCTATTGGCACTACATTGGCTAGATTAGAGAAACTGGCATTGGAACGTATAaaggattttgaaaaatcagCAGGGAATCTCTGTGGTATTAAAGAGGACCATTCAGTGTCTGATTTGCAGGGATTTATAATAAAGGGGAAACAGACACCCATGTTTTTAAATTATGGAAGTGATTCTGATTACTATAAAGACTTGAACCTGGTAGATTTGATAGGCATTGATTTTGCCCCGGCAcacaattcttttttcacatTTTTGTTCAAGATGAATCACGAACAGAATTCACATATCGCCAACGATGAAGAGAGATTTGTGTTGGAATTCATATCCGATGCCACATTATCTATAACTCAAATGAATGTTAAGCCCGATACCACGGTAAAACAAGTGAAAGATTTCATATGTTCTGTTTACACTCACTCATTAAACTTGAGGAGAAATGATATCAAGTTGATTTATAAGGGACAGTTGCTTCatgaaaataattttgCAGGCAACTCTTCAAAGATCAGCGAGTACATTAAAGAGCCACATGAAGTGAAGGTCCATGTACAAATCAACCAAGAGTATACAGAATCTGGGCCTGGATTTTGGAATGAAGTGTTCAACAATCCgaatattttccaattcatGCCTCCAGATACAAGGTCACAGTCACCTGTTAGTTTCGCTCCGACGCAAGGACGATCTCCTGCTGCAATACGTGGCGAAGAACGGGGTATACCATACGTAACCGAATCTGGAAATGACATCGTGCCCACAGATGAGCTTTATAGGAAATGCATTATCAACGGGGATGAAGTAGTATTCATTCCTGTTAGCGAACTAAATCCACAATCGAGCTATTTGTCCGTGATCAAAGGCGATTACGGTGAAATTAAAATCCCCATATCTAGTAATGACTACAGAATTAATGGCGATAATATTTTGCTATCACCATCTGCGATAGAGCAGTTAGAATCTGCTTTGAACTTCAAAATCGAGAGACCACGGGATTCGACACTCTTGCATCCGTCTGGTGAGCATGTTCGAGCTGCAGATAATACCTCTTCGGcaaatgataataatacaGTTGAGAATGACGAGTCAGCGTGGAATAGAAGGGTAGTGCGTCCCTTGAGAAACAGCTTCCCGCTGCTATTGGTATTGATAAGAACATTTTACTTAATTGGCTATAATTCATTGGTTcccttttttattattttggaGTTTGGAAGCTTCCTTCCCTGGAAATATATCATTTTACTAAGCTtgcttttcatttttagGACTGTTTGGAATACCCAAGAGGTGTGGAATTTATGGCGAGACTATCTCCACTTGAATGAAATTGACGAAGTCAAGTTTAGCCAGATCAAGGAGTTCATCAATTCCAATTCATTGACCTTAAATTTCTACAAGAAATGTAAGGACACTCAATCCGCTAttgatttactgatgaTACCTAATCTACATGAGCAAAGGCTATCGGTCTATTCTAAGTATGATATTGAGTACGACACCAACACCCCTGACGTTGGACAATTGAATTTGCTATTTATCAAGGTGCTATCGGGTGAGATTCCTAAGGACGCGCTAGATGAGTTGTTCAAAGAGTTTTTCGAATTGTATGAAACGACAAGAAACATGAACACACTATATCCTCAAGACTCTTTGAACGAATTGCTGCTGATGATTTGGAAGGAGTCCCAAAAGAAAGACATCAATACGCTACCCAAGTACAGAAGATGGTTCCAAACCTTGTGCTCGCAAATAGCGGAGCATAACGTCCTTGATGTCGTACTCAGATACATAATTCCAGACCCGGTAAACGATAGGGTGATAACCGCTGTGATAAAGAACTTCGTGCTCTTTTGGGTTACACTACTCCCCTATGTGAAGGAGAAGCTGGATGATATTGTTGCACAGAGAGCAAGGGACCGTGAGCAACCGGCTCCATCTGCCCAACAGCAGGAAAACGAAGATGAGGCCCTCATAATCCCTGACGAGGAAGAACCCACCGCCACAGGTGCGCAACCTCATCTCTACATTCCTGATGAAGACTAATTGCAATGCGATGTGGCCACGTTATATAATGCGTTTAAGGTGTACGAAAACCCATGCTGTTCTGGCCCGTCGGGTTTTCTGACAAATTGTCCTTTAGGGATTTTTCGGTTTGGCTCGGGTTGGCAAAGTCGGCTGGCAACAAACCAGGACATATATAAAGGGAGGTAATTCGTCAGATCAATGCCGAACCGTTCTCAACGGGCCTTCCCCTCGTTCAATTGCTCACAACCAACCACAACTACATACACATACATACACAATGGTCGCTCAAGTTCAAAAGCAAGCTCCAACTTTTAAGAAAACTGCCGTCGTCGACGGTGTCTTTGACGAAGTCTCCTTGGACAAATACAAGGGTAAGTACGTTGTCCTAGCCTTTATTCCATTGGCCTTCACTTTCGTCTGTCCAACCGAAATCATTGCTTTCTCAGAAGCTGCTAAGAAATTCGAAGAACAAGGCGCTCAAGTTCTTTTCGCCTCCACTGACTCCGAATACTCCCTTTTGGCATGGACCAATATCCCAAGAAAGGAAGGTGGTTTGGGCCCAATCAACATTCCATTGTTGGCTGACACCAACCACTCTTTGTCCAGAGACTATGGTGTCTTGatcgaagaagaaggtgtCGCCTTGAGAGGTTTGTTCATCATCGACCCAAAGGGTGTCATTAGACACATCACCATTAACGATTTGCCAGTCGGTAGAAACGTTGACGAAGCCTTGAGATTGGTTGAAGCCTTCCAATGGACCGACAAGAACGGTACTGTCTTGCCATGTAACTGGACTCCAGGTGCTGCTACCATCAAGCCAACCGTTGAAGACTCCAAGGAATACTTCGAAGCTGCCAACAAATAAGACGCTTGCAGAGTTGTCTAAATGACTACTTATTTAAAATTCACTCTTTACGTTTATACCTATCtatctatatataaaacCCATAAACTTAATGCTATTCACTGACAAAACGATACACTACCGTCTAAGAAGCTATTCACACTAGCTCAGTTCTAATAACAATCATCGTCTGGCTCTAAAACGCGTAAACCATTCACTGCCACACTCACTTTAGCTCTGTTGCTGCCCTTCATACGCTGAGACGCGAcgcttcttttctttcatatGATTTCCCTTCTAGGCGACACGCCATGCCCCAAACGGGGAACACCGCGAATTCCTTCTGGTGCCCGGTTTCCTCTTTGGGAAGGGCGTCAAAATGGTACAGCTCGCTATAGTCGCCAATTACTGCAGATGCTTAAAGGCTTCTGCAACTGTATGTCCAACCTAGTACGTGGAAACTTCAAACGCGAACAATCTGTATGCTGTTTCGGGCTACTTATTGCTCTATACGGTTTTTAGTGGACACGAACTCTTGtaattattatatatatatatgccTTGGCATTTTAACAAGACTCTATGTTGTGATTTCAGTATGATTTGGGTGAAAACACAGTGGTGACCACAGAACAACGAGGTAACAGTTCCAGACCACTACCTTTCCCCTTCAATCTTTGTGATTTGATCAATTCTTGATGTcacaagaaacaaaaatgcTACCTTCTCTATCTAGTCTTCTATCGGGAACCGAAATCTCGTCCAGCCCCGTATCACCAAGCTTCACTAATCCAAGAACGAGTTTTCACCTCGATGATCGCGGAACCATAAAATTACCACCGCTAAACACCAGTATCAATCGTCCAAGATCTGTGGAAAGCGCCTTGAGACACACTGTTACATCCTTGCATGAAAATAGCAGCGCTTATGGTGATGACATGCTCAAGCACACGCAATCAGACTCAGCCCTCTCATCTCAGTTGAATAGTTCTCAAGAAACAGTTGATGAATCACACGAAAACCTTCTACTGACTCCCCTAAATAGCAAAAAGAGAGATTATTCggtttcttcaaagaaaaacgaCATATTAACACCACTCTCTGCAGCGAAGTCGATTATTATCCCCTCTGCCtctaaggaaaaaagacgTGCATTTGCTTTCATCACACACTCGCAGGAGACCTTCCCTAAGAAGGAGCCTAAGATCGACAACGCTCCACTAGCACGCcgaaagagaagaagaacctCGTCCCAGGAACTATCTATTCTTCAGgctgaatttgaaaaatgtcCTGCTCCATCGAAGGAGAAACGAATTGAGTTAGCTGAATCTTGCCATATGACTGAAAAAGCCGTTCAAATATGGTTCCAGAATAAAAGACAAGCGGTTAAAAGGCAGAGAATCGCCACTTCGAAGTCAACCACTATAATACAAACGGTATCTCCACCATCTCCGCCTCTGGACGTTCATGCTACGCCACTAGCATCCAGAGTCAAGGCGGACATACTTCGTGATGGAAGCTCATGTTCTCgttcttcctcttcttcaccGCTGGAAAATACGCCGCCAAGGCCTCATCATTCCCTAAATAGGCGCTCATCCACACCAAGCATAAAGAGAAGCCAGGCTTTAACATTCCATCTAAACCCACAAAAGAAGACGTTGACTCCCGTGAAAACGTCTCCCAACAGCAGAGTAAATAAATTGATCAATAGCATAGATCATTCTCCATCCAAAGCCAAGCGTCCGGTAAGCAATCCCTCCGGCTCCCCTaaaaggaagagaaaattcGGATTCAAGATCGTCGATCAACAACCGTTGAAGGATCTTGATCCGAACGCTTTCCGTGGTTGATCTAATCTCTAGTCATTATTTATTCGCAAATTCATTTCCCTATACGGCATTCATACATATCATTGTTCACTTCAGTCCTAGCATATATCATAAAATATACAATTGTTTTCTAATTACCTTACGTTTTTTAAAAGACTTCTATAACACCTCTTTTAACTTTACATGTAGTCAAAATAAAGTGCAGTTCCATCGATGGTACTTTCTCACCCCGGTTGAGTGATGTTAACGATGTTTACCGTATAAAACttaattatattatatctttttttgcttatATGTTATACatagaataaaaagttGATTAAACACACATTGGTCTGAAAACACGTGTAGTACTTTCTCctttgaagaataaaaaaagaaaataaagataataaaaacGAAAATAGCGTACAATTATTACTGATAATTTCCTTAATTGATTTAAGCTCTTCTTCTACCAGTGGTCTTGGTGTGTTGACCTCTAACACGTAAACCCCAGAAGTGTCTAATACCACGGTGGGCTCTGATCTTCTTTAATCTTTCCAAGTCATCTCTCAACTTGGATTCGACGTTGTTAGCCAAAGTGTGGTAGTCCTTACCATCAGTAATGTCGTTTTGACGGTTTAAGAACCAGGCTGGGATCTTGTAATGAGTTGGGTTTTGCATGATTTGGacaattctttccaattcttcttGGGTCAATTCACCAGCTCTCTTGTGCAAATCAA
Coding sequences within:
- the USA1 gene encoding Usa1p (Scaffold subunit of the Hrd1p ubiquitin ligase; also promotes ligase oligomerization; involved in ER-associated protein degradation (ERAD); interacts with the U1 snRNP-specific protein, Snp1p), which produces MSEYLAQTPCKFTIWSSEIDLIRTNLLVNAHPLSTVGRLLQYIHYQIYKQLRAIYQPEEQCTNSEIPHTPLNSINTYFLSYEGRELSATCLLKDITSSSHPDSNHFIRLQLEKRTSPSGSAFDLEYDMEGEFNSMNIQFEINTLSSQRIFNSMEPNLPIGTTLARLEKLALERIKDFEKSAGNLCGIKEDHSVSDLQGFIIKGKQTPMFLNYGSDSDYYKDLNLVDLIGIDFAPAHNSFFTFLFKMNHEQNSHIANDEERFVLEFISDATLSITQMNVKPDTTVKQVKDFICSVYTHSLNLRRNDIKLIYKGQLLHENNFAGNSSKISEYIKEPHEVKVHVQINQEYTESGPGFWNEVFNNPNIFQFMPPDTRSQSPVSFAPTQGRSPAAIRGEERGIPYVTESGNDIVPTDELYRKCIINGDEVVFIPVSELNPQSSYLSVIKGDYGEIKIPISSNDYRINGDNILLSPSAIEQLESALNFKIERPRDSTLLHPSGEHVRAADNTSSANDNNTVENDESAWNRRVVRPLRNSFPLLLVLIRTFYLIGYNSLVPFFIILEFGSFLPWKYIILLSLLFIFRTVWNTQEVWNLWRDYLHLNEIDEVKFSQIKEFINSNSLTLNFYKKCKDTQSAIDLLMIPNLHEQRLSVYSKYDIEYDTNTPDVGQLNLLFIKVLSGEIPKDALDELFKEFFELYETTRNMNTLYPQDSLNELLLMIWKESQKKDINTLPKYRRWFQTLCSQIAEHNVLDVVLRYIIPDPVNDRVITAVIKNFVLFWVTLLPYVKEKLDDIVAQRARDREQPAPSAQQQENEDEALIIPDEEEPTATGAQPHLYIPDED
- the YOX1 gene encoding Yox1p (Homeobox transcriptional repressor; binds to Mcm1p and to early cell cycle boxes (ECBs) in the promoters of cell cycle-regulated genes expressed in M/G1 phase; expression is cell cycle-regulated; phosphorylated by Cdc28p; relocalizes from nucleus to cytoplasm upon DNA replication stress; YOX1 has a paralog, YHP1, that arose from the whole genome duplication); the protein is MSQETKMLPSLSSLLSGTEISSSPVSPSFTNPRTSFHLDDRGTIKLPPLNTSINRPRSVESALRHTVTSLHENSSAYGDDMLKHTQSDSALSSQLNSSQETVDESHENLLLTPLNSKKRDYSVSSKKNDILTPLSAAKSIIIPSASKEKRRAFAFITHSQETFPKKEPKIDNAPLARRKRRRTSSQELSILQAEFEKCPAPSKEKRIELAESCHMTEKAVQIWFQNKRQAVKRQRIATSKSTTIIQTVSPPSPPLDVHATPLASRVKADILRDGSSCSRSSSSSPLENTPPRPHHSLNRRSSTPSIKRSQALTFHLNPQKKTLTPVKTSPNSRVNKLINSIDHSPSKAKRPVSNPSGSPKRKRKFGFKIVDQQPLKDLDPNAFRG
- the RPS18B gene encoding 40S ribosomal protein uS13 RPS18B (Protein component of the small (40S) ribosomal subunit; homologous to mammalian ribosomal protein S18 and bacterial S13; RPS18B has a paralog, RPS18A, that arose from the whole genome duplication; protein abundance increases in response to DNA replication stress); this encodes MSLVVQEQGSFQHILRLLNTNVDGNIKIVYALTTIKGVGRRYSNLVCKKADVDLHKRAGELTQEELERIVQIMQNPTHYKIPAWFLNRQNDITDGKDYHTLANNVESKLRDDLERLKKIRAHRGIRHFWGLRVRGQHTKTTGRRRA
- the TSA1 gene encoding thioredoxin peroxidase TSA1 (Thioredoxin peroxidase; acts as both ribosome-associated and free cytoplasmic antioxidant; self-associates to form a HMW chaperone complex under oxidative stress; chaperone activity essential for growth in zinc deficiency; hydrogen peroxide receptor and signal transducer in a light sensing pathway; required for telomere length maintenance; binds and modulates Cdc19p activity; protein abundance increases and forms cytoplasmic foci during DNA replication stress) gives rise to the protein MVAQVQKQAPTFKKTAVVDGVFDEVSLDKYKGKYVVLAFIPLAFTFVCPTEIIAFSEAAKKFEEQGAQVLFASTDSEYSLLAWTNIPRKEGGLGPINIPLLADTNHSLSRDYGVLIEEEGVALRGLFIIDPKGVIRHITINDLPVGRNVDEALRLVEAFQWTDKNGTVLPCNWTPGAATIKPTVEDSKEYFEAANK